tgttaaagtatttttgtaacaccccttacccatattcaatactggaatagggtacgaggcattaccaaaacacatgcacttgtaaacgtatgtaaccgagttataaaatttcaactaaattaaaacattcaaaataattaacatgcttctataacttttcacagtatatcctcaaaatgttataatcataataattagggcttacgagacccgatacatactcatgcaattcaatgcttcatttccatttccttcaattcgcaatttctcatgctcatgatttagatcatatcactagcaatttccatttaattcacgtacaattcaatgacatcaagttcaacactaatacgtatttaccatttaactcaatgtttattgattataccatccaataacacatttatgaaatcctcaattttgcaatgaaaatatcattttagcttgaataacaacatcgtcctgatataaatacactaccacttaaccatttactttaattcttttgggcccatttgtcacttaccatccttaatcaaattagggaacggttacggaaaattgagtacttcactttcatattgccatagtataactatggtcttacatatgatcacttatcacttgtccctgatcagataagtgtagctaggctaccacttatcactttctcacttgattagataagtgtagctaaggctaacacttatcactttgtcacttgatcagataagtatagcacttatcactttttcacttgatcagataagtgtagctaaagctaccacttatcactttgtctcttcatcagataagtatagccgaagctatcacttatcacttttcacttgtcacttgatcagataagtgtagccgaagctatcacttatcactttccacttgtcatttgatcagataagtgtagctaaagctatcacttatcacattGTCACTTGATTAGATAAGTATAGCcaaagctattacttatcactttccacttgtcacttgatcagataagtgtagctaaagctaccacttatcactttgtcacttgatcagaagtactcaaatccggcgttccgctcaatttgatcatttattcatatatcaggcttaccaacatgtgttaattcataaaccattcatgatattatttcatgccaaatcatatactgaatataccatacacacatactatgaaactttattttcacacatgccctgaccaataatgcacaaatataagtataattcatatttcatcttttatcaattaaaatcaagcatatgaccaattatacacaaatcattcatatatttcccaattttcctcctcctcctcctctccattccacatccttaatgtgtataacacacttaaacaacattagctataatttcactattcactcacatgtatattcaaaactgtttatccgagtcagagtcactaaattatttttatccggagctacagagcttcaaattaagatccgttaatttttcctgaaactagactcacatatattcataccataaaattttcagaatttttggttcatccaaatagtacattttattctttaaagtttctcctgtttcgctgtctgacagttccaaccactcttcactaaaaattaattatctcattgtacagaattcggatgatgtttttgtttgtttcttctaaaaatagactcattaaggattctaaccatataaattataactcataataatttttttacgatttttaatgattttccaaagtcagaacaggggaacccgaattcattctgaccttgtctcacaaaatctattatatctcatgatttacaattccattgctcacaccatttcttttataagaaactagactcaataagctttagtttcatattttattcatcctctaattcaatatctacaattttttgtgatttttcaaagttacactactgctgctgtccaaaactgctttagtgcaaaatgttgatttccattttgccccaaatttcacagtttatacaattcggtcctttctcaattaacccctcaattaatctaattttctcaattaatactttacctagacattataagttgtttctcaactattgaaattcagaatttccacatataactctaacttcaaactcttttactattaggtcccaaacattcactttctattcaattctttcaataaaatcagcatatgaacaatttaaagctctaatttcatgataaatcatcatataattccagcacgttttcatatcaactttcaaattctttcataaaatcaaaaactaatgaatttaacaagtgggcctagttgtaaaagtcataaaaatacaaaaattttaagaaatagtcaagaattgaacttacttgtaataaaaatatgaagaaccagcttgaagaagcccttccatgttgttttagctgatgagaattagaaaaatgaagagaaatctaaataattccacttgggtcctaactttattaagcaaattttgcaatattccaattttgcccttaattcttctcactttcttgctgatttcatgcctttgccgtccagcccaaatagaccttgggtctattttccttttaagccctcttccttttatcatttaagctatttaatcatttcccaaaattttgcatttattacaatttagtcctttttgttcaattaattatcggaactttaaaatttcttaacgaaactttaatactaactttttaacactccataaatatttataaaaatatttatggctcggtttaaaatccccgaggtcttgatacctcatttcgattctaattattttaatatttatttctagtgccactattcactatttcaaaaattttcctaacttcacatttaacttgtacttactaaataaataatattttctacccatttgtcgaatttagtgatctcgaatcaccgttccaacacctctgaaaattcaggccattacatttttttttctcgtcggatttgtggtcccgaaaccactgttccgactaggcctaaaatcgggctattacaattttttatcatggattgatttataattttattatttttaaagagattaatgaaaattttcatttttaataaccAAGGCCCTTGCTAATCCCGTTGTTATTAAATCATTAGTACCACATAAAAACATTCCTCCTAGAGTAGTTGTTAATACGAATAACAGAAACTCTGCTATAGTCATTTCTGTACATTCAATGTACTCTACGGATGGAGGAATACATAGAGTCATTTCTGTACATTCAATGTACTCTATGGATGGAGGAATGCATAGAGTTGAACTtagtaaaataagaaattgaaagatTTTGCTGAAATTGTTCATTTGGAAATTTCCTGAAAAGCTAATCATAGGTTCTTCTCTCCATCGGAACAATAGGCCCGTTATGCTCATTATTAAACCTGTTGAAGAGATGAAATATAACCAAGGTATATCTTTTTGATCAGAGGTTGAATCGATCATCATAAGAAGAATTAGGCCAAAAATTAGGATACATTCTGGGAAAATAAAACTTCCATCAAAGAGAAGCAAATGAAAGACTTTCATAAAAATTCTCGTAGAATCGAGAATAAAGTTTTCATTCTGTACATGACAGATCATTAATTAGTAACTGCATCCAATCTCCAAAAAAAATCTCAATTGTTTCGAACTTTCTATTTTTGGAATGAGAATATTTACAGAATCCCCATAAATAGGATCAAACCTTATTCCATTATATTTACCTTATTGATCAAACCTTgaacataaaacataaattggatatgaaaaataaaaaaaatataaaaattaaaactttaattcgTTACATGTCAATTTTGTAAATCACTAACTAAACTTTTTACATTTCATATGATCACTTTGATTGAATCCAGCCACCACTTTCAACATTTATAGATagagattaaataaaattttagtcaatctttatatatatatataatcccaATTATTCATTGATCTTGAGGATGTGGTTAGTACCTTTCATCAATAAACCAAACGCCGGGAttgaattaattttcaattttttaaaaatctcacGACAATCATTTTCTTAAATCATGGTTTCAACCGAAAAAAGAAGGGTGTTTAGGCATGTTAAACTTTTTCAATGAGTAAAAGCTTTGCCCTCTGATATGTGAGTCccattctttttaatttatatttgttaataaatctttaattttataaCCCTCATCTAATTTACACacttaagtaaaatattaatCCTTAATACTCTCTAACTAATGACTAGCATCGATGCCAATAAATTAGTACTCAATTGGCCACCTCCGAACTAAAACATAACGAATTGCTAAAAATCCTATTCGAAAACTATACATATGTCTTGTTAGGAGGAGATTTGCTTTGAAACATATTATCTCTCAAAAATTACTATTAATGATGCTTCCAAGTTTCAGATGGTATAAATCCCATTCCCTTGTAGTATAACGCAAAGGATGAAGGTGGTGTGTCTTGAAAAAGACAGCCAATAGACGAAAAAAAGAATGCAAAGATCACTAGACCAGAAAGAAAGGAGAGGGAACCCAAATTAAAGGCGGAGGAGGTGCTGCTGCTAAGCTAAGAAAGCAAATGGACTGACCATCCATAATAAATAATGGAAGAAACAAAGAATTTATGCCGCCTATTAATATTCTTCATTAAACTCTCAGTTTTGGGGGGGTGTTCCACCTACGATTTGATGTTCCACTTTGTCTTCAAGTTGTTCTCATCACACACGTTAATCTTCCTCCTTATTCTTTACTGCCATACAAACTATTCCTATATATATATTGCTTACCTTTTTTCTCCATCCCTTCATTTATCACTTCCATTTCGATTCTTGTTTTCATTCTCACCAATCCACCATTTCCTTATTTGACAAGTTTTAAAAAATTCAGAGGCTGATATTTAAAGTTTTAAGGCTCCCTAAACGCCACTTATTTGAATCAAGGGTTAAATCATATTCTAGGACTTAAACttggtaattttttttcatatcagggtttgatttttttttgttgtctAAATTAGACCTTGAACTTGGTAAATGTTCTCATATTGGGACTTCAactttttttatccaagttaatcCTTAAAACCCCTAAAATTCAAGCCTTCAGGCCCTGATGTGGAAACAATTATCAAGTTTAAGGCTTAACTTagacaaaaataaatttagaccCCAATGTGGGAACAATTACCAAGTTTAGtacctaaataaaaaaagtttagacCCCAATCTGAGAAAAGTTATCAAATTCAAAccccaaataataatttaaccctTGAATGAATTACACGAGTTAaaactttccctttttttttaaagaatattttatttttttactagtTTTGGGAAAGAACATTTGAAGATTTATAATTATTAGGTTATGACTTGTGATTTTTGTATATGggttaaaacatgttaatctctatcctttgataaaatttgagatttagtttcTATACTTTAAACGTtaaaaattaagtcattttaacttttttcatttcaaaatctCAATCAAACCATTAACACTGTTAGTAGTTGTTTCCATAAAAGTTTATCAACTTGGCACGTTGATTAGGTTGTCTTCATATGATGTCACATgtgattaaaagaaaatagacatattaaattgacaaatttttatGGAAATTGCCAATAACAATGATTATTagactaagatttttaaattaaaaattaaaattttaactcttaaagtacaagaactaaatcattaattttatcaaaatacgaggactaataacatattttaacctttaatatattTACCACTTCTACTATTTatccaatactttataatttactCTATCAAATAGGAGCTTGCAAGATTTCTTGTTTCACATCGAGTTCAGAAGGAGTGAAGATCAATTAGgtataaaaacatggaaattgAATGAACCGTATAGCcaatgaaaaagaataaaaacagTTTCGTGCTCACATCCATATCCTGAAAAGGAAACACCATGCCATGCCAAAAGAATGATGCTTAGtgcttcttctttctttcccacAAAAATAATTCATAGCTTAAGATAGAATGATTGGGGATTTTAGATTTGTAAGCTGGATGCCATTTTTAAAAGGTAATCAAAAGAACCACCAGAACTCTAAATTTACCAAATCAACTAAACTTACAACTTGCCTTTCGCATTCCATACTCCCTGCTCAAAGATATGGGAAATCCCATGCTCTACTCGTGCATTTCCaaacattttcttcttcttctttttttgaaaaaggacttTTACCAATTCCTCTCACCGCACCATATCGACACATAGATCAGCTCAGAGCCTGGGACTGATCTTTTACAGTGAAGAACATATTCCAATATCATGTCATGCATGCATGGTTATATGTTTAACCCTTTCCTTCTCTGTATTTTattcttcttattatttttctcaaaaGAAGAAACAATTTACAGCGTTAACATTTCTCAAAGCTGTTATGGTATCAGTCAATAATAAAGAACGAAAGGAACTTGTtcctctccttttttcttttgatCGAAATGCATGCATGTTAATATTTTGTTTTCTGAATCTTTTGATTTAATATTGGTTTTCTATACATCTGTTCGAAACCGACCTGGAAGTATTGCGGAAGcttcatagttttttttttttttttaataattgtgaTTTTATTACCTAAAAAAAGCAGAAACAACAGAAACGGTAAAATGAACTAGTAATGACTATCATGTATACCCCAAGCTAAACACAATCTATTATTTGCACTTTCTTTTCTTCTAATATTAAAACCTCTGCCTCCGTCATTTGAACTGTTGTAAAGTGTTCATTATTTCGTTCCTTTCAGATCCCGTAAATACAATCATTCCATCCATGCTTCAAAAGAATGGTTATCAATGCCTTCCCTTTTAATCTCCTCATTGCCCACATCAATTCATGCTGCCAATTTCCAGCTTGGTTTTTCAATTGACAAAGTGCCAAATTCCTTCCTAAATTACTTTAGAGAACCTGATGGTCCCTAGTTTCTTGCTCCTCGAAGCATAATTTGCATCTTCCATCAATATTTATCCCTCCCTGAATAAGCCTTACTTTTGTAGGAAGTCGATCCTGTATAGCTAGCCAAGATATCACAGAATGCTTTGGTATACGAAATGGGAACCAAAGCAATCTACTCCATGGGACCTTTTCACTTTTTTCCCTTATCCCATACCAGATCCTACTAACCATTTGATTCTGCCCTGATTGATCAATAAATTTGATTTCACTGATATTTGCATCAAGGACTCTCCTTTTAATTTGATCCAAATTTGATAGtgctttaattaaaaaaatgaaaaatccaCCGATGACGGTGAATATTTTAGCTGTCCATCTCCAAAGATTCTCGGTATCAATTTTATGTTACTAAATTACAAGTATTTTAGTAGCTCTCTGCCAATTACCGTTGTTAATGAATCAAACCCAAGTTCTTATATTGCAAAAGAACAAATAAAGTTGTAGATAGTGGATTTTAAATCCGGTCCTAATGCCAAAGTGAGTGGGTAACTATAATTGCCCACTCCATTCCCATAATTGAATAAAGGCTTTGGAGTTTAAAAAATTTGCTGAATCGGGAAGATAGACAGGGAATTCATTATTGATGTCCCATGGTATAGGCCACTTTTTCCTACTATTTCAGCTACTGCAAGAGACTTCTTCAATGTCCCACCCCTCCACTATTTCCAGAGTTTCCCAGCCTCAACCactaatctttttctttttctttctcttatctCTTGGGATTCTCCAAGTCAACTCTTTGCTTGTACTATAAATACCTGACATTAAGCTCATCAATAACAtccaaaaatgaaataaacaacTGATCAAGTACAGAAACTTAAGCCTCTCTCTTCTCTTACTACATAATTTATTACTTTAAACTTCCTTTCATAGTAATTTGTTCTGAATTATACAAGTGATATATATGGAGAATGAGGATGTTCCATCAGCTCCTTCCACCCCTGTAACACCGGGGACTCCTGGTGCTCCACTCTTTGGTGGGTTTAAGGGAGACCACAGAGGTGGGTTTAATAAAAAATCCCTTCTCAAAAGCTGCAAATGCTTCAGTGTGGAAGATTCCATGGAAGAAGGGAGATTACCCCCTGTTTCTTGCTCATTGCCACCTCCTCCTGTCTCACTCACAAGAAAGGTTATACAAGAGATCCTAATGTCGAACACATGATTTGAGaattattaagttaaaagtgAATCTCAAATCTTTAACTTTTTTGCCATTTTTTGTTGCAGGTGGGAGCTGAGTTCATAGGCACTTTTATACTAATCTTCGCTGGTACAGCCACTGCTATTGTGAACCAAAAGACCCAAGGCTCTGAAACTCTGATTGGCCTGGCCGCCTCAACTGGCCTTGCTGTCATGATTGTCATACTCTCCACTGGCCACATCTCGGGAGCACATCTCAATCCAGCCGTCACCATTGCCTTTGCTGCACTCAAACACTTTCCTAGGAAACATGTAGGGTTAATCCCACGATTTTCCTTTTTGTCTTTTGTAGAtgttttaaataacaattttttggGTTTCAATTTCTGGGCAGGTACCGGTCTACATCGGAGCACAAGTAATGGCGTCATTGTGTGCTGCATTTGGGCTAAAAGGAGTGTTTCATCCGATGATGGGAGGGGGAGTGACAGTTCCTTCAGGGGGATTTGGTCAAGCTTTTGCTCTGGAATTTATCATTAGCTTCAATCTCATGTTCGTCGTCACTGCGGTTGCCACCGACACCCGAGCAGTAagtataaaatttcaaaattagttGTATGCTAATTTCTTTTACAAACTTTTCAAGATTTCAAAAGACAAAAGTCAATGAAGATGGCTATTGGTTGGCAAGCTCAATCTCCAAGGAAAAAAACCAAAAGATAATAGTAATAAATACAAAGTTGCTCGCATCCATTGAATTCATGGTTCAATGTATACTATAAGATTTAACAACCATCTTCATTTTCACTTTCACAttattcttcaattttttttcttaaaaaaaagagtaaaaacaATACAttaaatgcaaaaagaaaaaagtaacTTAGTAA
The genomic region above belongs to Gossypium hirsutum isolate 1008001.06 chromosome D05, Gossypium_hirsutum_v2.1, whole genome shotgun sequence and contains:
- the LOC107906429 gene encoding aquaporin NIP6-1-like isoform X1; its protein translation is MENEDVPSAPSTPVTPGTPGAPLFGGFKGDHRGGFNKKSLLKSCKCFSVEDSMEEGRLPPVSCSLPPPPVSLTRKVGAEFIGTFILIFAGTATAIVNQKTQGSETLIGLAASTGLAVMIVILSTGHISGAHLNPAVTIAFAALKHFPRKHVPVYIGAQVMASLCAAFGLKGVFHPMMGGGVTVPSGGFGQAFALEFIISFNLMFVVTAVATDTRAVGELAGIAVGATVMLNILIAGFQRSQFHEDDC
- the LOC107906429 gene encoding aquaporin NIP6-1-like, with translation MENEDVPSAPSTPVTPGTPGAPLFGGFKGDHRGGFNKKSLLKSCKCFSVEDSMEEGRLPPVSCSLPPPPVSLTRKVGAEFIGTFILIFAGTATAIVNQKTQGSETLIGLAASTGLAVMIVILSTGHISGAHLNPAVTIAFAALKHFPRKHVPVYIGAQVMASLCAAFGLKGVFHPMMGGGVTVPSGGFGQAFALEFIISFNLMFVVTAVATDTRAVGELAGIAVGATVMLNILIAGPITGASMNPVRTLGPAIAANNYKAIWVYFTAPILGALCGAGTYTAVKLPEEDGEKPSTVRSFRR